In Desulfocurvus vexinensis DSM 17965, the DNA window AAGGGCGGCAAGGGCCCGCCAGGGTCGCGGTTCAGGGCCAGAACCTGGTTGCCCAGGCCCAGGTCCGCGCCCATGGCGGCGATGCGCGCGGCGGTTTCCAGGCCCCGGTGCGAGGCCTCGCTGACCACCACCAGCCCGTCCACATGGGCCACGGTGCCCCGGCCCAGGTGCTCCACCCCGGCTTCGAGATCCACCAGCACCCAGTCGTCGCGCTCCAGCACGAGGTGGGCCAGCAGGGACTTGAGCAGGGCGTTGGCCTCGCAGGCGCAGCCGCCACCCGCTCCGGCCACGGTGCCCATGACCAGCAGCCGCCTGCGGCCCGGCCCCGGCCCGGGCACGTCCACGCCCAGCAGCTCGGGCAGGTCGTCCACGGCGGGGGACAGCGCAATCATGCCGCCCGCGCCGATGCGCTGGCGGATCAGGTCCTCGCGGGCCACCAGGGGCTCGGGCAGGGCCCGGGAGGCCACGCCACTGGCCTGGCCCAGGGACAGGGCGGTGTCCGCGTCCACCATCCACACGCTGCGGCCCTGGCGGGCGAGAAAGTCGGCGGTCCAGGCGCACAGGGTGGTCTTGCCCACGCCGCCCTTGCCCGCGAATGCAATCTTCATCACGGCCTCCGGGAAGGCGGGCCGCCAGGTTCGCGCCCCGGCGGCCCGCGCGGGGGTTAGCGGGGCAGGCCCAGGGCCTTGCGTTTGGCGGCAATGCGCGCGTCGATGAGCCCGGCGGCCTTCACGGGGTCGGGCTCGACCATGAAGGTGGCGCCGACGATGCCCTCCAGGCCGTTGAGCGCCAGGTCGGTGACGGTCTTGGAGCCGGTGATGTGCGGCGGCAGGCCCAGGTGGGTGCTGATGCCGCTGGCCACGGCGTACATGCCGATGGCGGCGGCCTTCTCGGAGTACCACTCGGGGGCCGAGGCGGCCACGGGCAGGTCGGCGATGTCCACGCCCAGGGTGTTGGCGATGAGCGCGC includes these proteins:
- a CDS encoding AAA family ATPase, which translates into the protein MKIAFAGKGGVGKTTLCAWTADFLARQGRSVWMVDADTALSLGQASGVASRALPEPLVAREDLIRQRIGAGGMIALSPAVDDLPELLGVDVPGPGPGRRRLLVMGTVAGAGGGCACEANALLKSLLAHLVLERDDWVLVDLEAGVEHLGRGTVAHVDGLVVVSEASHRGLETAARIAAMGADLGLGNQVLALNRDPGGPLPPLPGLPPRVLRLPPLPGLAARQLNDSCVLGLPEAGTVDALVAGLLETLEQGRGGAGD